One genomic segment of Myxococcales bacterium includes these proteins:
- a CDS encoding MoaD/ThiS family protein, producing the protein MKDLVGKDEERVELAPSVKTIADLAAWLEAHHAPLAGRLSAVRFARNETFATNAEPLEDGDVVALIPPVAGG; encoded by the coding sequence GTGAAAGACCTCGTCGGCAAAGACGAAGAGCGCGTGGAACTGGCGCCCAGCGTCAAGACGATCGCCGATCTCGCGGCGTGGCTCGAGGCCCATCACGCCCCCCTCGCCGGGCGCCTCTCAGCGGTGCGGTTCGCGCGCAACGAGACCTTCGCCACGAACGCGGAGCCCCTCGAAGACGGCGACGTCGTCGCATTGATCCCGCCGGTCGCTGGCGGCTGA
- a CDS encoding GNAT family N-acetyltransferase: protein MRPILRPVREADLDALSRSETERASSPYDDFGFTGAGSLRKRFAEDGFLPAGGERGRLAVVLGDGDLAGTASWHTAAYGPNAGSRAFNLGIVLFPEHRGQGLGVSAMRALVRYLFEQFEVGRLEGSTDVENLAMQRVAERVGFQREGILRGAQFRLGKRHDLVLYSMLRDDLAPETTG from the coding sequence ATGCGCCCCATCCTCCGTCCCGTCCGCGAAGCCGATCTCGACGCGCTCTCTCGAAGCGAGACCGAGCGCGCGTCATCGCCTTACGACGACTTCGGCTTCACGGGGGCAGGTTCGCTCCGAAAGCGGTTCGCCGAAGACGGCTTCCTCCCAGCGGGCGGCGAGCGCGGCCGCCTGGCGGTCGTTCTCGGTGACGGCGACCTGGCGGGCACCGCGAGCTGGCACACCGCGGCATACGGCCCGAACGCAGGCTCCCGCGCGTTCAATTTGGGAATCGTGCTCTTCCCCGAGCACCGTGGCCAAGGCCTGGGCGTATCGGCCATGCGCGCGCTCGTGCGCTACCTCTTCGAGCAATTCGAAGTGGGACGCCTCGAGGGCTCGACGGATGTGGAGAACCTGGCCATGCAACGCGTCGCCGAGCGCGTGGGATTCCAGCGCGAAGGCATCTTGCGCGGCGCGCAGTTCAGGCTCGGAAAGCGCCACGACCTGGTGCTCTACTCGATGCTCCGGGACGACCTGGCGCCGGAGACGACGGGCTGA
- a CDS encoding radical SAM protein, whose translation MRALPLWREPSAKPAAKVAPRSVRLSLTDRCDLACVYCRPHKKDGYKDERLDLAAWKVMIRGLVRAGVRRVRLTGGEPLLHGDILEAIGFLASLGLDDLAMTTNATRLAKLARPLKEAGLERINISLDTLDSACFW comes from the coding sequence GTGCGCGCGCTTCCCCTTTGGAGAGAGCCGTCGGCGAAGCCAGCGGCAAAGGTGGCGCCCCGATCCGTTCGACTCTCGCTGACCGATCGCTGCGACCTCGCGTGCGTCTACTGCCGCCCACACAAGAAGGACGGCTACAAAGACGAGCGGCTGGACCTCGCGGCTTGGAAGGTCATGATCCGCGGCCTGGTGCGCGCTGGCGTGCGGCGCGTGCGACTCACGGGCGGTGAGCCGCTTCTCCACGGCGACATCCTCGAAGCCATCGGCTTTCTCGCCTCGCTCGGCCTCGACGACTTGGCCATGACCACCAACGCGACGCGCCTCGCCAAGCTCGCGCGACCGCTCAAGGAGGCCGGCCTCGAGCGCATCAACATCTCGCTCGACACGCTCGACTCGGCGTGTTTCTGGTGA
- a CDS encoding MogA/MoaB family molybdenum cofactor biosynthesis protein: MMGSGAYHRPVPPRIITVTVSDTRTPSDDRSGEALREELRGFALLRHEIVPDDPARIAALIRQVVDGDEADAVVLSGGTGIAPRDQTFEAVEALFEKRIDGFGEAFRRLSWEEIGPRAMLSRATAGTVRTCFVASLPGSTAAVRLGACALIAPVLEHAVDLLRGRTGHGHGHGHGHGERLEDHGPSILPP, encoded by the coding sequence ATGATGGGGAGCGGAGCGTACCATCGGCCCGTGCCACCCCGCATCATCACCGTCACCGTGAGTGACACGCGCACGCCGTCGGACGATCGGTCGGGAGAAGCGCTCCGCGAGGAGCTGCGCGGGTTCGCCCTGTTGCGACACGAAATTGTGCCCGACGACCCGGCCCGCATCGCGGCGCTGATCCGCCAAGTGGTTGACGGAGACGAGGCCGATGCCGTCGTCTTGTCGGGCGGCACGGGAATCGCGCCGCGCGATCAGACGTTCGAGGCGGTGGAGGCGCTCTTCGAGAAGCGCATCGACGGCTTCGGCGAAGCCTTTCGGAGACTCTCGTGGGAGGAGATCGGCCCGCGCGCGATGTTGTCACGCGCGACCGCGGGGACGGTAAGAACGTGTTTCGTCGCGTCGCTGCCGGGGAGCACGGCGGCGGTGCGGCTCGGAGCGTGCGCGCTCATCGCGCCGGTCTTGGAGCACGCGGTGGATTTGCTGCGCGGGCGGACCGGGCACGGGCACGGGCACGGGCACGGGCACGGGGAAAGACTTGAAGATCACGGTCCCTCTATTTTGCCGCCGTGA
- the glmS gene encoding glutamine--fructose-6-phosphate transaminase (isomerizing), producing MCGIVAYVGPKECATILVEGLRKLEYRGYDSAGLAVQTGRGVEIVRAVGKLANLDAALKKTPLVGIAGVGHTRWATHGRPSEANAHPHVAGKVAVVHNGIIENHAELRRELEGKGVRFSSDTDTEIVAHLIDEADRASSGPLDAAVRTALRRVRGAYAIAVVHGDRPSEIVVAKDASPLVIGLGEGETLAASDVPALLAHTRDVIFLEDGELAVLTAAGAAITKLSGEVVTRAKKRIDWSPSQAEKGGYKHFMLKEIYEQPRAIEDTLRGRIDRGVDVVGEELGLSAEAVSKIGRVYFVACGTSAHAAMAGRYWIEQLAKLPSTVEIGSEVRYREPVFLPTDLVVAVSQSGETADTLAAVKAAKAAGARILAVANVLDSAIPRAADGALYTHAGPEIGVASTKCFTTQLAALLLLAVYIGRRRGVLPPEEAKRILDELVRAPAYIREVLEQAEMIKRIAKRHHRALHMLFLGRGTGYPVALEGALKLKEISYIHAEGYAAGEMKHGPIALIDESMPVVVVVPRDAHYEKTLSNLQEVKAREGHIIAVMTRGDHEVLQLVSDQPVMPPVSDRFSGRPPSQLSLPDVVEVPPCAPEILPIITVVPLQLLSYFIADLKGTDVDQPRNLAKTVTVE from the coding sequence ATGTGCGGAATCGTTGCCTACGTTGGTCCCAAAGAGTGCGCCACCATCCTCGTCGAGGGCCTGCGCAAGCTGGAGTACCGCGGCTATGACTCGGCGGGCCTCGCCGTTCAGACGGGTCGCGGCGTCGAGATCGTGCGCGCCGTCGGCAAGCTCGCCAACCTCGACGCGGCGCTCAAGAAGACGCCGCTCGTGGGCATCGCGGGCGTGGGCCACACGCGCTGGGCCACGCACGGACGCCCCAGCGAGGCCAACGCCCACCCGCACGTCGCCGGGAAGGTCGCCGTGGTGCACAACGGCATCATCGAAAACCACGCCGAGCTCCGCCGCGAGCTCGAAGGCAAAGGCGTGCGCTTCTCGAGTGACACCGATACGGAGATCGTCGCGCACCTCATCGACGAGGCCGACCGCGCTTCGTCGGGGCCGCTCGACGCCGCCGTGCGGACGGCCCTCCGCCGCGTGCGCGGCGCGTACGCTATCGCTGTCGTGCACGGCGATCGGCCCAGCGAGATCGTCGTGGCGAAGGACGCCTCGCCGCTCGTGATCGGCCTCGGCGAAGGCGAGACGCTCGCCGCCAGCGACGTGCCGGCGCTCCTGGCGCACACGCGCGACGTCATCTTTCTTGAAGACGGCGAGCTCGCGGTGTTGACGGCGGCCGGTGCGGCCATCACCAAGCTGAGCGGCGAAGTCGTGACGCGCGCCAAGAAGCGCATCGACTGGTCGCCGTCGCAGGCAGAGAAGGGCGGCTACAAGCACTTCATGCTCAAGGAGATCTACGAGCAGCCTCGCGCCATCGAAGACACGCTACGCGGGCGCATCGATCGCGGCGTCGACGTCGTCGGCGAAGAGCTCGGCTTGAGCGCCGAGGCGGTCTCGAAGATCGGCCGCGTGTATTTCGTCGCGTGCGGCACGAGCGCCCACGCGGCCATGGCCGGTCGCTACTGGATCGAGCAGCTCGCGAAGCTCCCATCGACGGTGGAGATCGGTAGCGAGGTCCGCTACCGCGAGCCCGTCTTTCTGCCGACGGATCTCGTCGTGGCCGTCAGCCAGAGCGGCGAGACCGCCGACACGCTCGCCGCCGTGAAGGCCGCCAAGGCCGCCGGGGCGCGCATCCTCGCCGTCGCGAACGTCTTGGACAGCGCGATCCCGCGCGCCGCCGACGGCGCGCTCTACACGCATGCGGGCCCAGAGATCGGCGTCGCTTCGACGAAGTGCTTCACGACGCAGCTCGCGGCGCTCTTGCTCCTCGCGGTGTACATCGGTCGCCGCCGCGGCGTTTTGCCGCCGGAGGAGGCCAAGCGCATTCTTGACGAATTGGTGCGCGCGCCCGCGTACATCCGCGAAGTGCTCGAGCAAGCGGAGATGATCAAGCGCATCGCGAAGCGCCATCACCGCGCGCTTCACATGTTGTTCCTCGGTCGGGGCACCGGCTATCCGGTGGCTCTCGAGGGAGCGCTCAAGCTCAAAGAGATCTCGTACATCCACGCCGAGGGCTACGCCGCCGGCGAGATGAAGCACGGCCCCATCGCGCTCATCGACGAATCGATGCCCGTCGTTGTCGTGGTGCCGCGCGACGCGCACTACGAAAAGACGCTGTCGAACCTGCAAGAGGTGAAGGCGCGCGAAGGGCACATCATCGCCGTCATGACGCGCGGCGATCACGAGGTCTTGCAGCTCGTCTCCGATCAGCCGGTGATGCCGCCCGTGTCGGACCGGTTCTCCGGGCGCCCGCCGTCGCAGCTCAGCTTGCCCGACGTCGTCGAGGTGCCCCCTTGCGCGCCGGAGATCTTGCCGATCATTACGGTGGTGCCGCTGCAGTTGTTGTCCTATTTCATCGCCGATCTCAAGGGCACCGACGTCGACCAACCGCGCAACCTGGCGAAGACGGTCACGGTGGAGTGA
- a CDS encoding XdhC family protein, translated as MAKEDGDALPLPRGARAAEVLHLAGTKSLAGVSGAMATVIERHGSAPGTEGQKLYLGADGSCLGTVGGGGLERRVLEDLNELVLRRGAHRVVTYKLGAELGMCCGGRVTMLIEPLSGLLPCLIVGAGHVASALAPTLARLGFAVTVVDERSEWADAARFPTARVVVGEFDDAGREIDPRGVCLVMTHDHGLDQRAIEWALGRGFRFVGGVGSRAKAERTRQRLEAKGVAARDIERVRMPLGLDIKARLPDEIAIAIAAELVRWKNDDDEPHASEASDAQR; from the coding sequence ATGGCTAAGGAAGACGGCGACGCTCTTCCGCTCCCGCGGGGCGCACGAGCCGCCGAGGTCCTCCACTTGGCCGGGACCAAGAGCCTCGCGGGCGTCTCGGGCGCGATGGCCACGGTCATCGAACGCCACGGCTCGGCACCGGGCACGGAAGGGCAGAAGCTCTACCTCGGCGCCGACGGCTCGTGCCTCGGCACCGTCGGCGGCGGCGGCCTCGAGCGCCGCGTCCTCGAAGACCTAAACGAGCTTGTGCTTCGCCGCGGCGCGCACCGCGTGGTGACGTACAAACTCGGCGCCGAGCTTGGCATGTGTTGCGGCGGGAGGGTGACGATGTTGATCGAACCGCTATCGGGTCTCTTGCCGTGCCTCATCGTGGGCGCCGGCCACGTGGCGAGCGCCCTCGCGCCGACGCTCGCGAGGCTCGGCTTCGCCGTCACCGTCGTCGATGAGCGCAGCGAGTGGGCCGACGCGGCGCGGTTCCCAACGGCGCGCGTCGTTGTGGGGGAGTTCGACGACGCCGGAAGAGAGATCGATCCCCGGGGCGTCTGCCTCGTGATGACGCATGATCACGGCCTCGATCAGCGGGCCATCGAGTGGGCGCTCGGGCGGGGCTTCCGCTTCGTTGGCGGAGTCGGCAGTCGCGCGAAGGCGGAACGGACGCGGCAGCGCTTGGAGGCGAAAGGCGTTGCAGCGCGCGACATCGAACGGGTTCGCATGCCCCTTGGCCTCGACATCAAGGCGCGCTTGCCTGACGAGATCGCCATCGCCATCGCCGCCGAGCTCGTGCGTTGGAAGAACGACGACGATGAGCCGCACGCGTCAGAAGCGTCGGACGCTCAGCGGTAG
- a CDS encoding methyltransferase domain-containing protein, whose amino-acid sequence MSNAPDAPPPAQSAANPPSPLATPLAWDLVADDYTAELVPQFERFASDALRLGGTKPGSRILDVATGPGSLALLAAPTAASVAALDFSETMIARLRDRAAAACVTNVEPRLGDGQALPYDDESFDAAFSMFGLIFFPDRVRGLSEMRRCLVPGGRAVVASWKPFDDVPIMKLLFAMLREVLPHLPFGQGKAPLGSVDEFQTEFAAAGFAAVDVHPVSHGADAPSTADLWASFQRTLAPLVLLQRKMGAAAWAPVREQMGKRLEEELGAGPQRMDLHAWLGVASR is encoded by the coding sequence ATGTCGAACGCGCCGGACGCGCCGCCGCCTGCCCAAAGCGCCGCCAATCCCCCCAGTCCGCTCGCTACCCCGCTCGCGTGGGACCTCGTCGCCGACGATTACACCGCGGAGCTCGTTCCTCAGTTTGAGCGCTTTGCGAGCGATGCGCTCCGCCTGGGCGGCACGAAGCCTGGCTCGCGCATCCTCGACGTCGCTACGGGCCCCGGCTCTTTGGCGCTGCTCGCCGCCCCCACTGCCGCGAGCGTGGCCGCCCTCGATTTCTCCGAGACGATGATCGCCCGCCTCCGCGATCGCGCCGCCGCCGCGTGCGTCACGAACGTCGAGCCGCGCCTTGGCGACGGGCAAGCGCTCCCCTACGACGACGAGTCCTTCGACGCTGCGTTCTCGATGTTCGGGCTCATCTTCTTCCCTGATCGCGTCCGTGGTCTCTCGGAGATGAGGCGCTGCCTCGTGCCCGGTGGGCGTGCCGTCGTTGCGAGCTGGAAGCCCTTCGATGACGTCCCCATCATGAAGCTCTTGTTCGCCATGTTGCGTGAAGTGCTGCCGCACTTGCCCTTTGGTCAGGGCAAGGCGCCGCTCGGCAGCGTCGACGAGTTTCAGACCGAGTTTGCGGCCGCCGGCTTCGCCGCCGTAGATGTTCACCCGGTGAGCCACGGCGCCGACGCGCCGAGCACGGCGGACCTGTGGGCCTCCTTCCAGCGCACCCTGGCGCCGCTCGTGCTGCTCCAGCGAAAGATGGGTGCCGCTGCGTGGGCGCCCGTGCGAGAGCAGATGGGCAAGCGCCTCGAAGAGGAGCTCGGTGCCGGGCCCCAGCGCATGGACCTGCACGCGTGGCTCGGCGTCGCGTCTCGATGA
- a CDS encoding trypsin-like serine protease, whose amino-acid sequence MTPSSRPPTALACAWVAAAGLVTMGCARPPQAKVAVRPASHDDSHDDVAPRAPSRIPFALATREDAIVRVVVAGRSSCSGTLVDEDLVLTAHHCVVKKSDAGELTPTKHRAEEITVELGGDDIAWGQVSVKHVVTPPCGHGGGRGDVAVLVLERKLVGVATMPTRLDAPPHVVVAPQSQAPASLHAAMEAAVPNKAKHIAQADPIGFGRCASSAGGVHRRARTGGDIETVSSGTFRLKASVCPGDSGGPVLLRGTQEIVGVMSMSAMDGDERTAGMSIVARIDAVRPVFAQARAIADGASPAELPPISCP is encoded by the coding sequence ATGACGCCGTCGTCGCGTCCGCCGACGGCCCTCGCTTGCGCGTGGGTTGCGGCGGCGGGCCTCGTGACGATGGGCTGCGCTCGTCCCCCGCAGGCGAAGGTCGCGGTCCGTCCCGCGTCGCACGACGACTCGCACGATGACGTCGCGCCGCGCGCGCCGTCACGGATTCCCTTCGCGCTGGCGACCCGCGAGGACGCCATCGTTCGCGTCGTCGTTGCCGGCCGTTCCTCTTGCAGCGGCACCCTCGTCGATGAGGATCTCGTGCTCACGGCGCACCACTGCGTCGTGAAGAAGTCCGACGCCGGCGAGCTCACGCCTACCAAGCACCGCGCCGAAGAGATCACAGTCGAGCTTGGCGGTGACGACATCGCTTGGGGGCAGGTCAGCGTGAAACACGTCGTGACGCCGCCGTGCGGCCACGGCGGCGGTCGCGGCGACGTGGCCGTCTTGGTGCTCGAGCGGAAGCTCGTGGGCGTGGCGACCATGCCCACGCGGCTCGACGCGCCGCCTCACGTGGTCGTGGCGCCGCAGTCGCAGGCGCCGGCGTCGCTTCACGCGGCCATGGAGGCGGCGGTGCCGAACAAGGCGAAGCACATCGCGCAGGCCGATCCCATCGGCTTTGGTCGCTGCGCGTCGTCGGCCGGCGGTGTGCATCGCCGCGCCCGCACCGGCGGGGACATCGAGACCGTTTCGAGCGGCACGTTTCGATTGAAGGCCTCCGTGTGCCCTGGCGATTCCGGCGGGCCCGTCTTGCTCCGTGGCACACAGGAGATCGTGGGCGTCATGAGCATGAGCGCGATGGACGGCGACGAGCGGACGGCCGGCATGTCGATCGTCGCCCGCATCGACGCGGTGCGGCCGGTCTTCGCGCAGGCACGAGCCATCGCCGATGGCGCGTCGCCGGCCGAGCTTCCGCCGATCAGCTGTCCGTGA
- the moaC gene encoding cyclic pyranopterin monophosphate synthase MoaC: MATDELTHLNRAGEAHMVDVGDKPVTLRRAVARARVTMAAETFRRLSSGDTPKGDVLAVARVAAIQGAKRTSELIPLCHPIPLTRVDVAIALVDGGATVEVTTEARDRTGVEMEAMVAASTAALTLYDMLKGIDRGMSFDVALIEKSGGKSGHFVREAP, encoded by the coding sequence ATGGCGACCGACGAGCTGACTCACCTTAACCGCGCGGGTGAAGCGCACATGGTCGACGTGGGCGACAAGCCGGTGACGCTGAGGCGCGCCGTGGCGCGGGCGCGCGTCACCATGGCGGCCGAGACGTTTCGCCGCCTCTCAAGCGGCGACACACCGAAGGGGGACGTCCTCGCGGTGGCGCGAGTGGCCGCCATTCAAGGCGCGAAGCGCACCAGCGAGCTGATTCCGCTGTGCCACCCGATCCCCCTGACGCGCGTCGACGTCGCCATCGCCCTGGTCGATGGCGGCGCTACCGTCGAGGTCACCACCGAGGCGCGCGATCGGACCGGCGTCGAGATGGAGGCCATGGTCGCCGCCTCCACGGCCGCGCTGACGCTCTACGACATGCTCAAGGGCATCGATCGAGGCATGTCCTTCGACGTCGCGCTCATCGAGAAATCCGGCGGCAAGAGCGGGCACTTCGTTCGCGAGGCGCCGTGA
- a CDS encoding BrnT family toxin, whose product MKFTWDATKAKTNLKKHGVSFDEAATCFDDANGCYFRNVAPAYEDRLILIALSKKSRLLFVVHAEVGRDAIRIVSARKASPAQRGIYEGLE is encoded by the coding sequence GTGAAGTTCACTTGGGATGCAACCAAGGCCAAGACCAACCTGAAGAAGCACGGCGTGTCCTTCGACGAGGCCGCCACCTGCTTCGACGACGCCAACGGGTGCTACTTCCGCAACGTGGCCCCAGCCTATGAGGATCGACTCATCCTCATCGCGCTCTCGAAGAAGAGTCGGCTTCTTTTCGTCGTGCACGCGGAAGTCGGTCGCGACGCGATTCGCATCGTCAGCGCGCGCAAGGCAAGCCCAGCACAGAGGGGAATTTATGAAGGCCTGGAGTGA
- a CDS encoding molybdenum cofactor biosynthesis protein MoaE — translation MREARLSVDEVIDAVARPSAGGLSVFIGAVRNHSDGREVTKLEYSAYVSMAEREMARIAEEIEREVEGTVVSAIHRVGELAVGDAAIVCAASAPHRGEAFRACRLLIDRIKERVPIWKRETGPDGAAWVGWVDARCAADGHDHAHEAGVDHNGHEGA, via the coding sequence ATTCGAGAAGCACGCTTGTCGGTTGACGAGGTGATCGACGCTGTCGCGAGGCCCTCCGCGGGCGGCCTCTCGGTCTTCATCGGCGCCGTGCGCAATCACAGCGACGGACGTGAAGTCACGAAGCTCGAATACTCGGCCTACGTGAGCATGGCGGAGCGCGAGATGGCGCGCATCGCCGAGGAGATTGAGCGCGAGGTCGAGGGGACCGTCGTCTCGGCCATTCACCGGGTTGGGGAGCTCGCCGTTGGTGACGCCGCCATCGTGTGCGCCGCCAGCGCGCCTCACCGCGGCGAGGCGTTCCGTGCGTGCCGGTTGCTCATCGATCGCATCAAGGAGCGGGTGCCGATCTGGAAGCGCGAGACGGGGCCCGACGGGGCCGCGTGGGTCGGCTGGGTCGACGCGCGCTGCGCCGCCGATGGGCACGACCACGCGCACGAAGCCGGCGTTGACCACAACGGACACGAGGGTGCTTGA
- a CDS encoding metallophosphoesterase encodes MKILSIDAAPIHTIQQRVAAGGGKSEAKSLQVHRGVIRGLPEGVEALVVASDLQGIAMLQSREATRLVGEVLSEELSLLAERGTIPPLSKVGVVLAGNLYSAPNADELGVSGDVRPVWNAFAGRHRWVAGVAGLHDTFGDVREERDRFAAQGRVNLLDGDCVVLDGVRVGGVGYMIGDASKPGRREEKEYLRALRRVLDQKPALVVLHQGPDAKRGELRGHASIRQAFDRSGEMLVVCGHLYWREPMTDIRGGAQVLNVNGRVVLLERERAGTA; translated from the coding sequence ATGAAGATCCTGAGCATCGACGCCGCCCCCATTCACACGATTCAGCAGCGCGTGGCCGCTGGCGGAGGAAAGTCCGAGGCCAAGAGCCTCCAGGTCCATCGAGGCGTCATCCGGGGCCTTCCCGAAGGAGTCGAGGCGCTCGTTGTCGCGTCCGATCTTCAGGGCATCGCGATGCTCCAATCGCGTGAGGCGACCCGCCTCGTCGGCGAGGTCTTGTCGGAGGAGCTCTCGCTCCTCGCGGAGCGCGGCACGATCCCACCGCTCTCGAAGGTCGGCGTCGTCCTCGCGGGCAATCTCTACAGCGCGCCGAACGCCGACGAGCTCGGCGTCTCCGGAGACGTGAGGCCCGTCTGGAATGCGTTCGCGGGTCGGCACCGCTGGGTCGCCGGCGTCGCCGGCCTCCACGACACCTTCGGTGACGTGCGCGAAGAGCGCGATCGGTTCGCGGCGCAGGGTCGCGTCAACCTCTTGGACGGCGATTGCGTGGTGCTCGACGGCGTGCGCGTCGGCGGCGTGGGGTACATGATCGGCGACGCGTCAAAGCCCGGGCGCCGCGAGGAGAAGGAATACCTGCGCGCCCTTCGCCGGGTCCTCGACCAAAAGCCCGCGCTCGTCGTACTTCACCAGGGACCCGACGCGAAACGAGGCGAGCTCCGCGGCCACGCGTCCATTCGCCAGGCCTTCGATCGGAGCGGCGAGATGCTCGTCGTCTGCGGCCACCTCTACTGGCGCGAGCCCATGACGGACATCCGCGGCGGCGCGCAGGTCCTCAACGTCAACGGTCGCGTGGTGCTCCTCGAGCGCGAGCGCGCCGGCACGGCCTGA